The Siniperca chuatsi isolate FFG_IHB_CAS linkage group LG12, ASM2008510v1, whole genome shotgun sequence genome has a segment encoding these proteins:
- the LOC122886136 gene encoding protein SIX6OS1 isoform X7, protein MNDQYSLDNIDSLLFQFALQTRELSLKKNAINQQIKVCRADIAERRSHIETVRRNTKKLELEIRVKQSSVIHNKENAKSMKAINSLLLQYEQTMKEELESRKASYNRDMEVYEERIASYKKIFHSHKEYYYQNPLAQKLLVLQAEKEEIECRIKACDDRITMKQKELDHLTGPPVSSSSPEKLPDSVSGQQPITEPEKQLDPQTEDSHSSIDISSLNLNQTKILQNGHKTSVEGNDEESREENKVQDATACSPSPEEASNELWSCQQLDEQRWPEVMHAEEQDQETGPEDQEQQSTVSDIEEVVEEEMEERVAIEEEQAPSEERNKGLTAFPQSSFQETNPQSSPAKMTAVPSTPTFPFNFSPGGSPHRGTSDTKSPAFLFSLNSDPSTPGFSGFGFDVGSSQDEDSSFAFTSSFFNEKKTKESKSSSCSEFLFGQPEQNEDFQFAFTSKSPQTTNKDNTRDDFPFSFNF, encoded by the exons ATGAACGACCAATACTCACTTGATAATATTGACAGCCTCCTCTTTCAGTTTG cTCTTCAAACTCGGGAGCTTTCCCTAAAGAAGAATGCAATCAACCAACAAATTAAAG TTTGCAGAGCTGACATTGCTGAGAGGAGGTCTCACATTGAAACAGTTCGCAGAAATACAAAGAAACTTGAGCTAGAAATCAGGGTGAAGCAGAGCTCTGTGATacataataaagaaaatgcTAAAAG CATGAAGGCGATTAACAGCCTGCTTCTTCAGTATGAGCAGACAATGAAAGAAGAACTGGAGAGCAGAAAAGCCAGCTACAACCGTGACAT GGAAGTTTACGAAGAGAGAATTGCAAGCTATAAGAAGATATTCCACTCGCATAAAGAATATTATTACCAAAATCCTCTGGCTCAAAAGCTCCTCGTGCTGCAGGCGGAAAAAGAGGAGATTGAGTGTAGGATCAAGGCTTGTGATGATCGAATAACAATGAAACAGAAGGAGCTGGACCATCTCACTG GTCCCCCAGTCAGTTCTTCTTCTCCTGAGAAACTACCAGACAG TGTTTCTGGCCAGCAGCCCATAACAGAACCAGAGAAACAATTAGATCCTCAGACAGAGGACAGTCATTCTTCCATTGACATCTCCTCTCTTAATCTCAACCAGACAAAG ATCTTGCAGAATGGTCATAAAACTTCTGTAGAGGGAAATGATGAAGAAAGTCGTGAGGAAAACAAGGTCCAGGATGCTACCGCCTGCAGCCCTTCCCCAGAAGAAGCAAGCAATGAGCTGTGGTCATGTCAACAGTTGGATG AACAAAGATGGCCAGAAGTGATGCACGCAGAGGAGCAGGACCAGGAAACTGGACCAGAGGACCAG GAACAGCAGTCCACTGTATCAGACATAGAGGAGGtagtggaggaggagatggaggaaagagTAGCTATAGAGGAAGAGCAGGCACCAAGTGAAGAGCGCAACAAGGGACTCACTGCTTTTCCTCAGTCATCATTTCAAGAAACTAATCCCCAGTCCTCCCCGGCAAAAATGACAGCTGTGCCTTCAACCCCAACATTCCCATTTAA CTTCAGCCCTGGCGGCTCCCCACATCGAGGTACCTCTGATACCAAATCTCCAGCTTTCCTGTTCTCTCTGAACTCTGATCCTAGCACCCCGGGCTTCTCTGGATTTGGATTTGACGTCGGCTCATCGCAGGATGAG GACTCATCTTTCGCTTTCACCAGCTCTTTTTTCAATGAGAAG AAAACCAAAGAATCAAAGTCTTCAAGCT GCTCTGAGTTCCTGTTTGGCCAACCAGAGCAAAATGAAGACTTCCAGTTTGCTTTTACCTCAAAGAGCCCTCAGACAACTAACAAAGATAACACCAGGGatgattttccattttcattcaACTTTTGA
- the LOC122886136 gene encoding protein SIX6OS1 isoform X1, whose translation MNDQYSLDNIDSLLFQFALQTRELSLKKNAINQQIKVCRADIAERRSHIETVRRNTKKLELEIRVKQSSVIHNKENAKSMKAINSLLLQYEQTMKEELESRKASYNRDMEVYEERIASYKKIFHSHKEYYYQNPLAQKLLVLQAEKEEIECRIKACDDRITMKQKELDHLTGPPVSSSSPEKLPDSVSGQQPITEPEKQLDPQTEDSHSSIDISSLNLNQTKILQNGHKTSVEGNDEESREENKVQDATACSPSPEEASNELWSCQQLDAHQQTISSEQRWPEVMHAEEQDQETGPEDQVLEQQSTVSDIEEVVEEEMEERVAIEEEQAPSEERNKGLTAFPQSSFQETNPQSSPAKMTAVPSTPTFPFNFSPGGSPHRGTSDTKSPAFLFSLNSDPSTPGFSGFGFDVGSSQDEDSSFAFTSSFFNEKKTKESKSSSCSEFLFGQPEQNEDFQFAFTSKSPQTTNKDNTRDDFPFSFNF comes from the exons ATGAACGACCAATACTCACTTGATAATATTGACAGCCTCCTCTTTCAGTTTG cTCTTCAAACTCGGGAGCTTTCCCTAAAGAAGAATGCAATCAACCAACAAATTAAAG TTTGCAGAGCTGACATTGCTGAGAGGAGGTCTCACATTGAAACAGTTCGCAGAAATACAAAGAAACTTGAGCTAGAAATCAGGGTGAAGCAGAGCTCTGTGATacataataaagaaaatgcTAAAAG CATGAAGGCGATTAACAGCCTGCTTCTTCAGTATGAGCAGACAATGAAAGAAGAACTGGAGAGCAGAAAAGCCAGCTACAACCGTGACAT GGAAGTTTACGAAGAGAGAATTGCAAGCTATAAGAAGATATTCCACTCGCATAAAGAATATTATTACCAAAATCCTCTGGCTCAAAAGCTCCTCGTGCTGCAGGCGGAAAAAGAGGAGATTGAGTGTAGGATCAAGGCTTGTGATGATCGAATAACAATGAAACAGAAGGAGCTGGACCATCTCACTG GTCCCCCAGTCAGTTCTTCTTCTCCTGAGAAACTACCAGACAG TGTTTCTGGCCAGCAGCCCATAACAGAACCAGAGAAACAATTAGATCCTCAGACAGAGGACAGTCATTCTTCCATTGACATCTCCTCTCTTAATCTCAACCAGACAAAG ATCTTGCAGAATGGTCATAAAACTTCTGTAGAGGGAAATGATGAAGAAAGTCGTGAGGAAAACAAGGTCCAGGATGCTACCGCCTGCAGCCCTTCCCCAGAAGAAGCAAGCAATGAGCTGTGGTCATGTCAACAGTTGGATG CCCATCAGCAGACTATTTCTTCAGAACAAAGATGGCCAGAAGTGATGCACGCAGAGGAGCAGGACCAGGAAACTGGACCAGAGGACCAGGTCTTG GAACAGCAGTCCACTGTATCAGACATAGAGGAGGtagtggaggaggagatggaggaaagagTAGCTATAGAGGAAGAGCAGGCACCAAGTGAAGAGCGCAACAAGGGACTCACTGCTTTTCCTCAGTCATCATTTCAAGAAACTAATCCCCAGTCCTCCCCGGCAAAAATGACAGCTGTGCCTTCAACCCCAACATTCCCATTTAA CTTCAGCCCTGGCGGCTCCCCACATCGAGGTACCTCTGATACCAAATCTCCAGCTTTCCTGTTCTCTCTGAACTCTGATCCTAGCACCCCGGGCTTCTCTGGATTTGGATTTGACGTCGGCTCATCGCAGGATGAG GACTCATCTTTCGCTTTCACCAGCTCTTTTTTCAATGAGAAG AAAACCAAAGAATCAAAGTCTTCAAGCT GCTCTGAGTTCCTGTTTGGCCAACCAGAGCAAAATGAAGACTTCCAGTTTGCTTTTACCTCAAAGAGCCCTCAGACAACTAACAAAGATAACACCAGGGatgattttccattttcattcaACTTTTGA
- the LOC122886136 gene encoding protein SIX6OS1 isoform X3 → MNDQYSLDNIDSLLFQFALQTRELSLKKNAINQQIKVCRADIAERRSHIETVRRNTKKLELEIRVKQSSVIHNKENAKSMKAINSLLLQYEQTMKEELESRKASYNRDMEVYEERIASYKKIFHSHKEYYYQNPLAQKLLVLQAEKEEIECRIKACDDRITMKQKELDHLTGPPVSSSSPEKLPDSVSGQQPITEPEKQLDPQTEDSHSSIDISSLNLNQTKILQNGHKTSVEGNDEESREENKVQDATACSPSPEEASNELWSCQQLDAHQQTISSEQRWPEVMHAEEQDQETGPEDQEQQSTVSDIEEVVEEEMEERVAIEEEQAPSEERNKGLTAFPQSSFQETNPQSSPAKMTAVPSTPTFPFNFSPGGSPHRGTSDTKSPAFLFSLNSDPSTPGFSGFGFDVGSSQDEDSSFAFTSSFFNEKKTKESKSSSCSEFLFGQPEQNEDFQFAFTSKSPQTTNKDNTRDDFPFSFNF, encoded by the exons ATGAACGACCAATACTCACTTGATAATATTGACAGCCTCCTCTTTCAGTTTG cTCTTCAAACTCGGGAGCTTTCCCTAAAGAAGAATGCAATCAACCAACAAATTAAAG TTTGCAGAGCTGACATTGCTGAGAGGAGGTCTCACATTGAAACAGTTCGCAGAAATACAAAGAAACTTGAGCTAGAAATCAGGGTGAAGCAGAGCTCTGTGATacataataaagaaaatgcTAAAAG CATGAAGGCGATTAACAGCCTGCTTCTTCAGTATGAGCAGACAATGAAAGAAGAACTGGAGAGCAGAAAAGCCAGCTACAACCGTGACAT GGAAGTTTACGAAGAGAGAATTGCAAGCTATAAGAAGATATTCCACTCGCATAAAGAATATTATTACCAAAATCCTCTGGCTCAAAAGCTCCTCGTGCTGCAGGCGGAAAAAGAGGAGATTGAGTGTAGGATCAAGGCTTGTGATGATCGAATAACAATGAAACAGAAGGAGCTGGACCATCTCACTG GTCCCCCAGTCAGTTCTTCTTCTCCTGAGAAACTACCAGACAG TGTTTCTGGCCAGCAGCCCATAACAGAACCAGAGAAACAATTAGATCCTCAGACAGAGGACAGTCATTCTTCCATTGACATCTCCTCTCTTAATCTCAACCAGACAAAG ATCTTGCAGAATGGTCATAAAACTTCTGTAGAGGGAAATGATGAAGAAAGTCGTGAGGAAAACAAGGTCCAGGATGCTACCGCCTGCAGCCCTTCCCCAGAAGAAGCAAGCAATGAGCTGTGGTCATGTCAACAGTTGGATG CCCATCAGCAGACTATTTCTTCAGAACAAAGATGGCCAGAAGTGATGCACGCAGAGGAGCAGGACCAGGAAACTGGACCAGAGGACCAG GAACAGCAGTCCACTGTATCAGACATAGAGGAGGtagtggaggaggagatggaggaaagagTAGCTATAGAGGAAGAGCAGGCACCAAGTGAAGAGCGCAACAAGGGACTCACTGCTTTTCCTCAGTCATCATTTCAAGAAACTAATCCCCAGTCCTCCCCGGCAAAAATGACAGCTGTGCCTTCAACCCCAACATTCCCATTTAA CTTCAGCCCTGGCGGCTCCCCACATCGAGGTACCTCTGATACCAAATCTCCAGCTTTCCTGTTCTCTCTGAACTCTGATCCTAGCACCCCGGGCTTCTCTGGATTTGGATTTGACGTCGGCTCATCGCAGGATGAG GACTCATCTTTCGCTTTCACCAGCTCTTTTTTCAATGAGAAG AAAACCAAAGAATCAAAGTCTTCAAGCT GCTCTGAGTTCCTGTTTGGCCAACCAGAGCAAAATGAAGACTTCCAGTTTGCTTTTACCTCAAAGAGCCCTCAGACAACTAACAAAGATAACACCAGGGatgattttccattttcattcaACTTTTGA
- the LOC122886136 gene encoding protein SIX6OS1 isoform X8 — MNDQYSLDNIDSLLFQFALQTRELSLKKNAINQQIKVCRADIAERRSHIETVRRNTKKLELEIRVKQSSVIHNKENAKSMKAINSLLLQYEQTMKEELESRKASYNRDMEVYEERIASYKKIFHSHKEYYYQNPLAQKLLVLQAEKEEIECRIKACDDRITMKQKELDHLTGPPVSSSSPEKLPDSVSGQQPITEPEKQLDPQTEDSHSSIDISSLNLNQTKILQNGHKTSVEGNDEESREENKVQDATACSPSPEEASNELWSCQQLDEQRWPEVMHAEEQDQETGPEDQQSTVSDIEEVVEEEMEERVAIEEEQAPSEERNKGLTAFPQSSFQETNPQSSPAKMTAVPSTPTFPFNFSPGGSPHRGTSDTKSPAFLFSLNSDPSTPGFSGFGFDVGSSQDEDSSFAFTSSFFNEKKTKESKSSSCSEFLFGQPEQNEDFQFAFTSKSPQTTNKDNTRDDFPFSFNF, encoded by the exons ATGAACGACCAATACTCACTTGATAATATTGACAGCCTCCTCTTTCAGTTTG cTCTTCAAACTCGGGAGCTTTCCCTAAAGAAGAATGCAATCAACCAACAAATTAAAG TTTGCAGAGCTGACATTGCTGAGAGGAGGTCTCACATTGAAACAGTTCGCAGAAATACAAAGAAACTTGAGCTAGAAATCAGGGTGAAGCAGAGCTCTGTGATacataataaagaaaatgcTAAAAG CATGAAGGCGATTAACAGCCTGCTTCTTCAGTATGAGCAGACAATGAAAGAAGAACTGGAGAGCAGAAAAGCCAGCTACAACCGTGACAT GGAAGTTTACGAAGAGAGAATTGCAAGCTATAAGAAGATATTCCACTCGCATAAAGAATATTATTACCAAAATCCTCTGGCTCAAAAGCTCCTCGTGCTGCAGGCGGAAAAAGAGGAGATTGAGTGTAGGATCAAGGCTTGTGATGATCGAATAACAATGAAACAGAAGGAGCTGGACCATCTCACTG GTCCCCCAGTCAGTTCTTCTTCTCCTGAGAAACTACCAGACAG TGTTTCTGGCCAGCAGCCCATAACAGAACCAGAGAAACAATTAGATCCTCAGACAGAGGACAGTCATTCTTCCATTGACATCTCCTCTCTTAATCTCAACCAGACAAAG ATCTTGCAGAATGGTCATAAAACTTCTGTAGAGGGAAATGATGAAGAAAGTCGTGAGGAAAACAAGGTCCAGGATGCTACCGCCTGCAGCCCTTCCCCAGAAGAAGCAAGCAATGAGCTGTGGTCATGTCAACAGTTGGATG AACAAAGATGGCCAGAAGTGATGCACGCAGAGGAGCAGGACCAGGAAACTGGACCAGAGGACCAG CAGTCCACTGTATCAGACATAGAGGAGGtagtggaggaggagatggaggaaagagTAGCTATAGAGGAAGAGCAGGCACCAAGTGAAGAGCGCAACAAGGGACTCACTGCTTTTCCTCAGTCATCATTTCAAGAAACTAATCCCCAGTCCTCCCCGGCAAAAATGACAGCTGTGCCTTCAACCCCAACATTCCCATTTAA CTTCAGCCCTGGCGGCTCCCCACATCGAGGTACCTCTGATACCAAATCTCCAGCTTTCCTGTTCTCTCTGAACTCTGATCCTAGCACCCCGGGCTTCTCTGGATTTGGATTTGACGTCGGCTCATCGCAGGATGAG GACTCATCTTTCGCTTTCACCAGCTCTTTTTTCAATGAGAAG AAAACCAAAGAATCAAAGTCTTCAAGCT GCTCTGAGTTCCTGTTTGGCCAACCAGAGCAAAATGAAGACTTCCAGTTTGCTTTTACCTCAAAGAGCCCTCAGACAACTAACAAAGATAACACCAGGGatgattttccattttcattcaACTTTTGA
- the LOC122886136 gene encoding protein SIX6OS1 isoform X5, which translates to MNDQYSLDNIDSLLFQFALQTRELSLKKNAINQQIKVCRADIAERRSHIETVRRNTKKLELEIRVKQSSVIHNKENAKSMKAINSLLLQYEQTMKEELESRKASYNRDMEVYEERIASYKKIFHSHKEYYYQNPLAQKLLVLQAEKEEIECRIKACDDRITMKQKELDHLTGPPVSSSSPEKLPDSVSGQQPITEPEKQLDPQTEDSHSSIDISSLNLNQTKILQNGHKTSVEGNDEESREENKVQDATACSPSPEEASNELWSCQQLDEQRWPEVMHAEEQDQETGPEDQVLEQQSTVSDIEEVVEEEMEERVAIEEEQAPSEERNKGLTAFPQSSFQETNPQSSPAKMTAVPSTPTFPFNFSPGGSPHRGTSDTKSPAFLFSLNSDPSTPGFSGFGFDVGSSQDEDSSFAFTSSFFNEKKTKESKSSSCSEFLFGQPEQNEDFQFAFTSKSPQTTNKDNTRDDFPFSFNF; encoded by the exons ATGAACGACCAATACTCACTTGATAATATTGACAGCCTCCTCTTTCAGTTTG cTCTTCAAACTCGGGAGCTTTCCCTAAAGAAGAATGCAATCAACCAACAAATTAAAG TTTGCAGAGCTGACATTGCTGAGAGGAGGTCTCACATTGAAACAGTTCGCAGAAATACAAAGAAACTTGAGCTAGAAATCAGGGTGAAGCAGAGCTCTGTGATacataataaagaaaatgcTAAAAG CATGAAGGCGATTAACAGCCTGCTTCTTCAGTATGAGCAGACAATGAAAGAAGAACTGGAGAGCAGAAAAGCCAGCTACAACCGTGACAT GGAAGTTTACGAAGAGAGAATTGCAAGCTATAAGAAGATATTCCACTCGCATAAAGAATATTATTACCAAAATCCTCTGGCTCAAAAGCTCCTCGTGCTGCAGGCGGAAAAAGAGGAGATTGAGTGTAGGATCAAGGCTTGTGATGATCGAATAACAATGAAACAGAAGGAGCTGGACCATCTCACTG GTCCCCCAGTCAGTTCTTCTTCTCCTGAGAAACTACCAGACAG TGTTTCTGGCCAGCAGCCCATAACAGAACCAGAGAAACAATTAGATCCTCAGACAGAGGACAGTCATTCTTCCATTGACATCTCCTCTCTTAATCTCAACCAGACAAAG ATCTTGCAGAATGGTCATAAAACTTCTGTAGAGGGAAATGATGAAGAAAGTCGTGAGGAAAACAAGGTCCAGGATGCTACCGCCTGCAGCCCTTCCCCAGAAGAAGCAAGCAATGAGCTGTGGTCATGTCAACAGTTGGATG AACAAAGATGGCCAGAAGTGATGCACGCAGAGGAGCAGGACCAGGAAACTGGACCAGAGGACCAGGTCTTG GAACAGCAGTCCACTGTATCAGACATAGAGGAGGtagtggaggaggagatggaggaaagagTAGCTATAGAGGAAGAGCAGGCACCAAGTGAAGAGCGCAACAAGGGACTCACTGCTTTTCCTCAGTCATCATTTCAAGAAACTAATCCCCAGTCCTCCCCGGCAAAAATGACAGCTGTGCCTTCAACCCCAACATTCCCATTTAA CTTCAGCCCTGGCGGCTCCCCACATCGAGGTACCTCTGATACCAAATCTCCAGCTTTCCTGTTCTCTCTGAACTCTGATCCTAGCACCCCGGGCTTCTCTGGATTTGGATTTGACGTCGGCTCATCGCAGGATGAG GACTCATCTTTCGCTTTCACCAGCTCTTTTTTCAATGAGAAG AAAACCAAAGAATCAAAGTCTTCAAGCT GCTCTGAGTTCCTGTTTGGCCAACCAGAGCAAAATGAAGACTTCCAGTTTGCTTTTACCTCAAAGAGCCCTCAGACAACTAACAAAGATAACACCAGGGatgattttccattttcattcaACTTTTGA
- the LOC122886136 gene encoding protein SIX6OS1 isoform X6: protein MNDQYSLDNIDSLLFQFALQTRELSLKKNAINQQIKVCRADIAERRSHIETVRRNTKKLELEIRVKQSSVIHNKENAKSMKAINSLLLQYEQTMKEELESRKASYNRDMEVYEERIASYKKIFHSHKEYYYQNPLAQKLLVLQAEKEEIECRIKACDDRITMKQKELDHLTGPPVSSSSPEKLPDSVSGQQPITEPEKQLDPQTEDSHSSIDISSLNLNQTKILQNGHKTSVEGNDEESREENKVQDATACSPSPEEASNELWSCQQLDEQRWPEVMHAEEQDQETGPEDQVLQSTVSDIEEVVEEEMEERVAIEEEQAPSEERNKGLTAFPQSSFQETNPQSSPAKMTAVPSTPTFPFNFSPGGSPHRGTSDTKSPAFLFSLNSDPSTPGFSGFGFDVGSSQDEDSSFAFTSSFFNEKKTKESKSSSCSEFLFGQPEQNEDFQFAFTSKSPQTTNKDNTRDDFPFSFNF, encoded by the exons ATGAACGACCAATACTCACTTGATAATATTGACAGCCTCCTCTTTCAGTTTG cTCTTCAAACTCGGGAGCTTTCCCTAAAGAAGAATGCAATCAACCAACAAATTAAAG TTTGCAGAGCTGACATTGCTGAGAGGAGGTCTCACATTGAAACAGTTCGCAGAAATACAAAGAAACTTGAGCTAGAAATCAGGGTGAAGCAGAGCTCTGTGATacataataaagaaaatgcTAAAAG CATGAAGGCGATTAACAGCCTGCTTCTTCAGTATGAGCAGACAATGAAAGAAGAACTGGAGAGCAGAAAAGCCAGCTACAACCGTGACAT GGAAGTTTACGAAGAGAGAATTGCAAGCTATAAGAAGATATTCCACTCGCATAAAGAATATTATTACCAAAATCCTCTGGCTCAAAAGCTCCTCGTGCTGCAGGCGGAAAAAGAGGAGATTGAGTGTAGGATCAAGGCTTGTGATGATCGAATAACAATGAAACAGAAGGAGCTGGACCATCTCACTG GTCCCCCAGTCAGTTCTTCTTCTCCTGAGAAACTACCAGACAG TGTTTCTGGCCAGCAGCCCATAACAGAACCAGAGAAACAATTAGATCCTCAGACAGAGGACAGTCATTCTTCCATTGACATCTCCTCTCTTAATCTCAACCAGACAAAG ATCTTGCAGAATGGTCATAAAACTTCTGTAGAGGGAAATGATGAAGAAAGTCGTGAGGAAAACAAGGTCCAGGATGCTACCGCCTGCAGCCCTTCCCCAGAAGAAGCAAGCAATGAGCTGTGGTCATGTCAACAGTTGGATG AACAAAGATGGCCAGAAGTGATGCACGCAGAGGAGCAGGACCAGGAAACTGGACCAGAGGACCAGGTCTTG CAGTCCACTGTATCAGACATAGAGGAGGtagtggaggaggagatggaggaaagagTAGCTATAGAGGAAGAGCAGGCACCAAGTGAAGAGCGCAACAAGGGACTCACTGCTTTTCCTCAGTCATCATTTCAAGAAACTAATCCCCAGTCCTCCCCGGCAAAAATGACAGCTGTGCCTTCAACCCCAACATTCCCATTTAA CTTCAGCCCTGGCGGCTCCCCACATCGAGGTACCTCTGATACCAAATCTCCAGCTTTCCTGTTCTCTCTGAACTCTGATCCTAGCACCCCGGGCTTCTCTGGATTTGGATTTGACGTCGGCTCATCGCAGGATGAG GACTCATCTTTCGCTTTCACCAGCTCTTTTTTCAATGAGAAG AAAACCAAAGAATCAAAGTCTTCAAGCT GCTCTGAGTTCCTGTTTGGCCAACCAGAGCAAAATGAAGACTTCCAGTTTGCTTTTACCTCAAAGAGCCCTCAGACAACTAACAAAGATAACACCAGGGatgattttccattttcattcaACTTTTGA
- the LOC122886136 gene encoding protein SIX6OS1 isoform X2, whose translation MNDQYSLDNIDSLLFQFALQTRELSLKKNAINQQIKVCRADIAERRSHIETVRRNTKKLELEIRVKQSSVIHNKENAKSMKAINSLLLQYEQTMKEELESRKASYNRDMEVYEERIASYKKIFHSHKEYYYQNPLAQKLLVLQAEKEEIECRIKACDDRITMKQKELDHLTGPPVSSSSPEKLPDSVSGQQPITEPEKQLDPQTEDSHSSIDISSLNLNQTKILQNGHKTSVEGNDEESREENKVQDATACSPSPEEASNELWSCQQLDAHQQTISSEQRWPEVMHAEEQDQETGPEDQVLQSTVSDIEEVVEEEMEERVAIEEEQAPSEERNKGLTAFPQSSFQETNPQSSPAKMTAVPSTPTFPFNFSPGGSPHRGTSDTKSPAFLFSLNSDPSTPGFSGFGFDVGSSQDEDSSFAFTSSFFNEKKTKESKSSSCSEFLFGQPEQNEDFQFAFTSKSPQTTNKDNTRDDFPFSFNF comes from the exons ATGAACGACCAATACTCACTTGATAATATTGACAGCCTCCTCTTTCAGTTTG cTCTTCAAACTCGGGAGCTTTCCCTAAAGAAGAATGCAATCAACCAACAAATTAAAG TTTGCAGAGCTGACATTGCTGAGAGGAGGTCTCACATTGAAACAGTTCGCAGAAATACAAAGAAACTTGAGCTAGAAATCAGGGTGAAGCAGAGCTCTGTGATacataataaagaaaatgcTAAAAG CATGAAGGCGATTAACAGCCTGCTTCTTCAGTATGAGCAGACAATGAAAGAAGAACTGGAGAGCAGAAAAGCCAGCTACAACCGTGACAT GGAAGTTTACGAAGAGAGAATTGCAAGCTATAAGAAGATATTCCACTCGCATAAAGAATATTATTACCAAAATCCTCTGGCTCAAAAGCTCCTCGTGCTGCAGGCGGAAAAAGAGGAGATTGAGTGTAGGATCAAGGCTTGTGATGATCGAATAACAATGAAACAGAAGGAGCTGGACCATCTCACTG GTCCCCCAGTCAGTTCTTCTTCTCCTGAGAAACTACCAGACAG TGTTTCTGGCCAGCAGCCCATAACAGAACCAGAGAAACAATTAGATCCTCAGACAGAGGACAGTCATTCTTCCATTGACATCTCCTCTCTTAATCTCAACCAGACAAAG ATCTTGCAGAATGGTCATAAAACTTCTGTAGAGGGAAATGATGAAGAAAGTCGTGAGGAAAACAAGGTCCAGGATGCTACCGCCTGCAGCCCTTCCCCAGAAGAAGCAAGCAATGAGCTGTGGTCATGTCAACAGTTGGATG CCCATCAGCAGACTATTTCTTCAGAACAAAGATGGCCAGAAGTGATGCACGCAGAGGAGCAGGACCAGGAAACTGGACCAGAGGACCAGGTCTTG CAGTCCACTGTATCAGACATAGAGGAGGtagtggaggaggagatggaggaaagagTAGCTATAGAGGAAGAGCAGGCACCAAGTGAAGAGCGCAACAAGGGACTCACTGCTTTTCCTCAGTCATCATTTCAAGAAACTAATCCCCAGTCCTCCCCGGCAAAAATGACAGCTGTGCCTTCAACCCCAACATTCCCATTTAA CTTCAGCCCTGGCGGCTCCCCACATCGAGGTACCTCTGATACCAAATCTCCAGCTTTCCTGTTCTCTCTGAACTCTGATCCTAGCACCCCGGGCTTCTCTGGATTTGGATTTGACGTCGGCTCATCGCAGGATGAG GACTCATCTTTCGCTTTCACCAGCTCTTTTTTCAATGAGAAG AAAACCAAAGAATCAAAGTCTTCAAGCT GCTCTGAGTTCCTGTTTGGCCAACCAGAGCAAAATGAAGACTTCCAGTTTGCTTTTACCTCAAAGAGCCCTCAGACAACTAACAAAGATAACACCAGGGatgattttccattttcattcaACTTTTGA